In the Aneurinibacillus soli genome, one interval contains:
- a CDS encoding HK97-gp10 family putative phage morphogenesis protein, whose protein sequence is MATMEVQGMQQLLDKLQSLGNKAKTVESRALKEGAEVLRSEIEARAPRSPSPRQPKGKTQTWRTGKHAADNIKIGPVKVINGAKLLEIGIQKNDNSHYFYMKFKEWGTSKMSAEPFMEPAVTEKQSEAVQRVKEVILGALGI, encoded by the coding sequence ATGGCGACGATGGAAGTGCAGGGGATGCAGCAACTACTGGATAAACTTCAGTCTTTGGGGAACAAAGCTAAGACGGTAGAAAGCCGAGCGCTTAAAGAGGGGGCCGAAGTGCTTCGGAGTGAAATCGAAGCGAGAGCTCCACGTAGCCCATCTCCTCGACAACCAAAGGGGAAAACGCAGACGTGGCGTACTGGAAAGCACGCAGCTGACAATATCAAAATAGGTCCGGTTAAAGTCATCAACGGTGCAAAACTGTTGGAGATTGGGATTCAGAAAAATGATAACTCTCACTATTTCTACATGAAGTTCAAGGAATGGGGAACCAGCAAAATGTCTGCTGAACCATTTATGGAGCCAGCTGTTACAGAGAAGCAAAGCGAAGCAGTGCAAAGAGTAAAAGAAGTAATCCTAGGAGCGCTTGGCATATGA
- the gp17 gene encoding tail completion protein gp17: MINLKPKIVQALESNQVLVSLLGGKRIYPLKAPRPNEFPRITFFELNNADDQYADDAAISSEIRVQIDVWAKTPSSEVSQEVARTMKELGFQRYSAQDLYEEDTEIFHKGMRYKTTVVHEEE, encoded by the coding sequence ATGATTAACTTGAAACCGAAGATTGTACAAGCACTTGAGTCGAATCAGGTGCTTGTTTCTCTTTTAGGAGGCAAGCGTATTTATCCATTAAAGGCGCCTCGCCCGAATGAATTTCCCCGGATCACATTTTTTGAATTGAATAATGCGGACGATCAGTATGCAGATGATGCGGCTATATCCAGTGAAATTCGCGTGCAGATTGATGTTTGGGCAAAGACCCCTTCTTCAGAGGTGTCGCAAGAGGTCGCACGAACGATGAAGGAGTTAGGTTTTCAGCGCTACTCTGCTCAGGATTTATATGAAGAAGACACGGAGATATTCCACAAAGGAATGCGTTATAAAACAACAGTGGTACATGAGGAGGAATGA